CCAACGGCCCGCCGCCGGTCATTAAGATCGTCGTTCTCCTTTTCTTCTCTCTTCTTCCTCTGCCAACCCGCCATGTCAGACCTCAACGCCCAATTCGAAGCCGCCCAGGCCAACTCCAAGCTGCTGGCCGAGCGCCCCGACAATCCGACGCTGCTCAAGATCTACGGCCTCTTCAAGCAGGCGACCGAAGGCGACAACGCCGCCAAGAAGCCCAGCTTCAGCGACATCGTCGCGCGTGCCAAGTGGGACGCGTGGACCGCTCAGAAGGGCTTGAGCGCCGACGAGGCCAAGCAGAAGTACATCGACTTGATCGAATCGCTGCGCGGCTGACCAGCGCGCACGCCGCTAGCCGACGATGCCGCGCGCGTGCAGCGCAGCGATCTGCTCGGCGCTCAGGCCGATCTCCTTCAACACGGCATCGGTGTCCGCGCCCAGCGCGGGCGCGTTGTGCCGATGGCTGGCCGGCGTGAGCGACAGCTTGGGTACGAAGCCGGGCACGGCGAGCGCACTGCCATCGCGCATCGGCACCTGCTGCAGCATGCCGCGCGCGGCGTAGTGCGGGTCGGCCGCGATGTCGGCGATGGTGTAGATGCGGCCCGCAGGCACGTGCGCCGCATCGAGCGCGGCCAGCACTTCGTCCACGGTGCGCTGCGCGGTCCAGTCGCCGATGGCGGCATCGAGCATGCCCACCTGCGCCACCCGGCCCGCGTTGCCGGCCAGCGCCGGATCTGTGGCGAGATCGGGCCGGCCGATGCATTCCATCAACCGGCGGAAGATGCTGTCGCCGTTGCCCGCCACGATGGCATAGCCGCCATCGGCGCAGCGGTAGGCATTGGTGGGCGCAATGCCGGGCAGCGCGCTGCCGGCCGCCTCGCGCACCGCACCGAACGCGCT
The Variovorax paradoxus genome window above contains:
- a CDS encoding acyl-CoA-binding protein gives rise to the protein MSDLNAQFEAAQANSKLLAERPDNPTLLKIYGLFKQATEGDNAAKKPSFSDIVARAKWDAWTAQKGLSADEAKQKYIDLIESLRG